The window AATGGCTTCCTCGTTAGAACGGGGAACCCAATCCAGAACGCGTTTCGCTTTCTCGTTGGAAACGTTTTTCCTGTTCCCCAACTCGGGGGCGATCGCCTTCATGTCCGGGATGAATAGGGCGAAAACGCGTACGACCCAGTCGGGAAGCTCGCGTGTGGGAACGCGATGGGCGAGTGCGCCCATGTGGGTCTTCAGAACCCCTGCGACGTCGAGCAGGGAGATGGACTTCCCGGCAACAGCCAGAAAGCGTTCGCCTCTTGCGGCCGGGTTGGTCATAGCGCGGAGATGCAGGTCGGCTACATCGCGGACATCAACAGCACCGAAACCGATACGCGGGCAGACTGGTACGGCTCCGTCGAGGAGGCGGTGGATGATGAGGATGGAGGTTGAATAGTCAGAGCCGAACGTGGGTCCGAAGACGCCGACCGGGTTGACCACAGAAAGTTCCAGGTTGCCGCCTTCATGCTTGATAAAGTCCCATGCGGCAAGCTCTGCAAGGGTCTTGGACTTGGCGTAGGCGCTGACACCGGGGGCATCGACATTCGTCCAAGTAGTTTCGTCGAATGGAGCGGTCTGCGGCTTATGGCCGTATCCAATGGCGGCGAATGAGGATGTCAGGACGACACGTTCGACTCCGGCGTCGCGGGCGGCGCGCAGGACGCGAAGGGCTCCTTCGCGCGCGGGGGTGATGAGGTCGTCTTCGTGTTTGGGAGCCGACGCGGGGAAGGGCGAGGCGACGTGGAGGACGAAGCGGCAGCCGATGACAGCTTCGGGCCACCCTCTGTCGTGAGTGAGGTTGGCTTCGGCGAAGGTGAGGGCTTCTTGCCGAAGAGTGCCCGCGTTCTTCAGCATGTCGCGGACTTCGGCCTCGCGGGTAAGCGAGCGAACCGTAGTGCGGACGTTGTATCCAGCGCGAAGGAGTTGGTCAATGCAGTGAATGGCGACGAAACCGGTGCCGCCGGTGACGAGGACGAAGTCTTGATTCATAGGGTGAGTATACACACTAGATCGAACGTTCGTTCTATTCTTTCGCTTTCACCATCTGCCATATGCCTTCGGCGATCTCCAACAAGAGGGGCTTAGGGAGTTTGCGAGGCTGGCTGGCGAGGCGGATGACCAGGTTGAGGGTTATCTCCTGCAGAACTTCTGCGGGCCACTCGTTGAGGACGCCGCCTTTGGACTTGCTGGAGAAGCGGCGGGCATAGGCTTTGGTGCGCTCGTCCTCTTGCTTGACATCAGGAGCACAAGCGAAGCCTGCGTGCTTATACTGGTCGTAAAAGCGCATTTCGCGCTTGTGTTTGCGGTAGAAGTTGTAAACGTTAAGGCAACCTCGTAGAAAGGTCTCGCGGGGGTCTTGGTCGGGGGAAAAATCGCCGAGGAACGCCTCAATCTTAAGGGTGCGAATATGTTCGTAGAGCGCTTGAATGATCTCGTCTTTACTGCTGAAGTAGTGGTAGATGACGCCAGCGCTTGCCCCGGACTGCTTTGAGAGGAGCGACATAGGCGCATCGTGAAAGCCGCGCTTGACGACAAGATCGAGCATCGCCTCCAGGATAGCGTCACGTTTAGACGGTTTGGGCTTCGGTGCCATGCTCGTATTGTTCCACGTTGGAGTTCCGTGTCGCTCAAAACCGTGTGTCGGACGGTGTACCTGGCGGCAAACGCAGGTCGGGCAACACAAATCGGCCTTCGGCCGCAGTCCCCTATTAGGAATGCGCTTCGATAACGGAGCGCCTACGATTTCTTGAACGGTGAAGGTCCAACGTACTCCATGCCATAGTGGCGGAAGTAAGCGTTCAGCAGGCGAGGCCGGACCGTTAGGGTCCCGAAAGCATGCCTCCATTTTGCCTGCGGGGCTGAAGGCGGTCAGCATGTGCGCGGGGTCGGCCCGTGCCGGCGAATGCATGCTCGATCCAGTTGGCAACAACCTATGTTTCGCTAATAGGCTTCGGCATCCGTGAAAGTTCAGCAAGGGTATCCAGAAAAAGTTCAACCGTTGTCTTCCGAGGAAGGTCGTTCCGCCTTGGCCGTGTCAAAATCGCGATTCGCCATTTAGGAAGCTTTGGAGGCGGACTCAAGATCCGCAGCATATGAAGGTGATGTGATGCGGCAGATGAGCGAGCAAGTGCAGAAGGCACTATGGCGACGCCAAGACCATGCGCAACAAAATAGAGTTGCGTCTCAATATCGCTTACCTGATACACGCTCGACCTCGGTAAATGGTGCTGGGTGAAAACCTGATCTACCAGCTTCCGCAGAGCTCTCTCGGGCGTGAGGTCCACAAAGCTCTCGTGGCTGAGCATTTCGAGCCGTACACTGCTTCTCCTTGCTAGCGCATGTTTGCTAGAACAGATCGCAACGAGCGAGTCTTGTGCATAGGGGATGACCTGGACTCCGGGCCATCGCTCTTTGCCGATGATTGCCTGGAAGCTCAAATCGACGCTCCCTGAACGTACCAAGGCAGGAACTGCCTCTGTCGAAAGAGCACGAACTGCGAACTCGATCTCTGGGTACGACGAGTGGAATCGTTGTAGCAAGGCGGCGAGCTGTACGTACGGTGTCAGGCTTTGCAAAATGCCGAGATGCAGACGGCCCCTGACGACACCATCCTGAGACCGGACCGCCTGAACGCCATCGTCTAGCAACGCAATACAACTACGTGCATGTTCAAGGAAAAGTTCTCCAGTCGCTGTCAGTGAGACTTTGCGAGTCGTGCGCGTAACCAGTTGGCTTCCGAGCTCCTGTTCGAGCTCTTTGATGGACATGGACAGTCCCGATTGAACGATGTTCATACGTTTCGCGGCAGTCGTAAACTTACCCTCTTCCGCCAAAGCGATGAAATGCTGCAGGTGTCGTATCTCCATGTGATCCCCGTCAATTCATCATAATTGGAGATATATGTTATGCAAATCTTTTGTTGGACGCATGAAACAGGTAGGCCTAACCTCGTGAATGTAGCCGCTGCTCTGACTGCAGACGAGGAGAAGAATATGAAACGCACTGGAGAAATAGTTCGAGTAGTTGGCATCTCGGGAAGCCTCCGCAAAGCATCTTTCAGCACATCGCTGCTGAAGGTGCTGGCGGAAAGGGCTGCCCCTGCGATCGACATAAAGGTGGTGACTCTGGAGGACATTCCCCTTTACAACGAGGATCTTGATCAGAACCCCGCGATTCCCTCGGTTGCAAAGTTCAAGAAAATCATCGCGGAGAGCGATGGGGTCCTGATCATAACGCCTGAATATAACCACGGCGTGCCCGGCGTGCTGAAGAATGCACTCGATTGGGCCTCGCGTCCGGTCTTCGAGTCATGTTTCAAGAACAAGCCTGTTTCTATCATCAGTTCGTCCAAGGCCTTCACCGGCGGCGTCCGGGCTCAGTACCAGCTACGAGAAACGCTGATCTCCATGCTCGCGCATCTCGTAATGGGACCAGAAGTTGTCGTCGGTGGCGTTCACACGAAGCTTGCGGAGGATCTGTATTTGGACGAGAACGGTCTGACTTTGATGCTGCGCTCGCTCGACAGGCTTCGTGAGGAGATTCTGGGTCGTCGCATGGTTTACGCGTAGGAAAGGATCATGCTCAAGCCGCTCCAACCCGTTCTTTTCATGATCCTCATTGCTTCGACCTCGCTCGTCGCACAGACCCACGTTGCTGAGCCGGCTGTAAATCTGGGTGATACCAGTTTCCTCGACGGGCTCGGAGGACCTGGCGGGGTCGTTGAAGAGATTGGAGACGGGGCACATGAAGGAACAGTCGTAGACGGGTCCGGAAGCCCGATTTCAGGAACTGGCGCGGTTAATAGCATCAGCGGACTGACCCACATTGCGTGGCTTAGTCATAAGACGATACTCGGCGGTTGGTATGGGACCGAAGTAGTGGCGGCTGCCGCGCACGTCAACGCCGGCAGCACGGGACAATCCGGTGGTTGGGGCGCGCTTACGGTGTCCCCATTGATTCTTCAATGGGGCGAACGAAAGATCGGCAATGTCCCTATCGACCAGCGGGTCGTCTTCGATTTTGATCTACCTGTGGGCGCTTACACACGATCTTCCGTTGTAAATATCAGCGCGAATGCCTTCACTGTTCATCCGTATTACGCTATTACCGCATTCCCAATCAGACGTGTCGAGACCAGCTGGCGCGTTCACTATCTCTGGAATTCGACGAACGATAGTCCGCCATACGCAACGGGCGCTCAATCGACACAGGCAGGACCGGCGATCCATTTCAATGCCACCGCTGCCTACAACTTTGGGAAACACCTTTGGATCGGCCCCAACGCCTACTATCTCCGGCAGATCACAGACGGCCGTATCGATAGCGTCTCGCTTCGAAACTCTCCGGAGCAAGTAGGAGCGATAGGTCCAGGCATGGTCTGGAACTCAGGGAAATGGTTCTTCTATGCAAATGGCTATCACGAGTTTGGCGTAAAGAATCGACCCGAGGGAAACAAGCTCGTACTGAGAGTAGAAAAGACCTTCTGAACTCAACGTAGTGCTTCGAGGAGGAGAAGATGAGAATCATAATCGCGTTCATTGTCGCATTTGGTATTGGGGCAGGTTCGAGATGGACCGGAGTTCCATCTTTGGCTCCTCAAGCAATCATCGGTGCTCTCCTCATCGTAGCGATGAGTACGGGGTATGTTTCAGCCGATCGGATTCTGAAGCGGACTTCGTCACCCTCAATAGCGGTCACTGTTTTGACGCACGCCACGGATGAATTGTCGGCATACGGCCGTGAAGTCATCTCTTACGAGTCCCCGGCTCTTCTAGAGCCTGAAGCGGATACCGCATTCTGGCGGCAGAAATCCGAAGATCTGGAACTCATCATTGCCGATCTACTACTCACAAATCAGCAGCTGCGAGACTCTGAAAGCGCTCACACCTCTAGGGCGGGCGACGACTCAGCGACTTCGCATCTTGATCTCCAGAATAAGTTCTGTAACTGGCAGTGACTGCCCATTTTTACTTGAATTTTGGCTTATTGGGTAGTCTTTGTTTGCTTTGAGAAACAGAGATTAAAAAAACTAATTAGATAGAAGAAGGTTCTATGCAATCCGTGGAACGATATGCGATGGTTGCAGCTTGAGTTCCATAAGCAGTGAGGGCAAGCGACTCCGCAACATATTCTTATTGCGATGATGAAAGTTCGCGCCGCCTGTGACGTACTAAATGGTGTCGGTGATCACGAATGCTCTCCGCGGGATTTGCATCACAACAGTTGGCTCCGTCTCGAATCTTTGTACTCACTACTTCATCCAACCACTACTGCAACCGTGGAGACTAAGGACATGGGCGCTTTTTGTGCCTGCTGTGGAGTAGATTACCCTGAAGCCCAAAGCGTGTCCCGTATGTGGCGCTCCTCGGCACGGAATGTCGCGGCTGCCTGATCTACCGCCTAACTCAGGGGTCTGACGCCTAGACGAGCTCGAATCGGCTTGCTACCTTAAGGCCCAAGGAAAGTCGTCGCGCATTGGATACGTCCGAGAACTGATAGCCATGGAGCCTGCGGAAAAACACGTGCACCTGTCCCTCTTGCTCGTGGATGACGATAAAGAGTTAAGCGGGATGATGAAGGAGTTTTTCGCTGGAGCTGGACATCGCCTGGACTGCGAATACGATGGCAGACGAGGTCTTGCTCGAGCGGCCAGCGGAACATATGATCTGGTGATTCTCGATGTCATGCTCCCTGTCATGGATGGCTTTGGTGTGCTCCAACAGTTGCGGCGCAGAAAAGACGTGCCTGTAATCCTCTTGACGGCGCGTGTCCAGCATCACGACAGGATTCTCGGCCTCAATGCGGGTGCGGACGACTATCTTCCGAAGCCCTTCGATCCGGATGAACTCCTGGCGCGAATCCGCGCCGTATTGCGTCGCACGAATGCTGCGAAAGGCAGCAGAGACGTAACTATCGGGGACATCCGAATCAATGCAGCCAGGCGCGAAGTGTGGATCGCCGGGTCGCCAGCAGATCTGACTGAAATGGAGTTCAACCTGTTGGAGATTCTGATGCGCTCTGCGGGACGCGTTGTCTCGCGAGATGAACTAACTCTGGCTCTGTTCGAACGCAAAGCATCGCCGTATGATCGCATTCTCGACGTCCACGTAAGCCATCTGCGCAAGAAGCTGGAGGGTGGTCGAAGTATGATTCGTACCATTCGGGGAGTCGGCTATGTCTTTGCTAGAGCGGCTTAGGTTGTTACCAACGAGGTCCCTTTATTTCGCTGTCTTTCTCGCGATGGTGGGCACACTGTCGCTTTCGTTCTTAGTATTTCGACAGATCTCAATTCGATTGGAGAGGAAGCACTTCGATCCCGTCTATGACCGTTTAGACGAACTCCAACTGGAGACAGCGAGCAGAACACTGAACAACGATGGGCCGACAGCCCTGGCGAACTATCTAATAAGTCTGGATCGTCTCTCTGGAGCGCATCATTATCTCCTCGATGCAAACGGTATTGACCTCGTTACCGGCAGAAGTAGGAGAGAGTTGCTGCCACCTTCTCCATCCTCTAGATGGCGTATCCGTACGAGTGGCCATTCTGTCGCAGCGCAGCGGTCCGAAGATGGCAGGTACTGGTTTGCAGCAGAAAGCCAGCCTGGCCCTCCGCCGTTTTGGACGTTTCTTCCGTACTATTTTCTTGTGCTCGGTGCCACGGGCGTTTTATGTTGGCTGGCGTCGGTCGCGGTTGTGTCGCCGATTCGCAGGATAGCCTCCTCTATTGCGAACTTCGGACAAGGCGATCTATCCATTCGCGTAGATAGCAAACGGCAGGATGAAATCGGACGGCTAGGCAGCTCGTTCAATCAGATGGCCGAACGCCTGCAGCGAATGATCGTAAATGAGCGAAGGCTTTTAGCGGACGTATCGCATGAACTCAGATCTCCCTTAGCGAGGTTAAAGTTTGCTGTTAAGCTGGCCAGAACATCCAAAGACACCGACGCAGCGTTGGATCGCATAGATCGCGATGTGGACCGAATCGCCTTACTTGTGGCCGGCATCGTGGAGATCACTCTCGTCGAAGGTGATCCCGAGGGCCATGGGGTAGAGATTGTGAGGACTGAAGAGGTTCTCAACGATGTGATTCGCGATTGCGCTTTGGAAGCGGACGTTCGCGGTTGTCGTATTGCATTGACTAGTTCGGCCGCCGGCGAAATTCTCGGCAATCGAGAGTTGCTGCGGCGCGCGGTCGAGAATGTCGTGCGCAACGCGATTCGCTATTCGCCAGAACAGTCAACGATTGACGTACTCCTCGTTCAAGATTTGGACGCTGCGGACGTCGAAATTCGTGACTACGGACCGGGCGTTCCTGAAGACGCACTTACTCGTATATTCGATCCATTCTTCCGGGTTGAAGATGCGCGTGACGCTTTGGGTGGAGGTGCAGGGCTCGGCTTATCGATCGCAAAACGAGCAGTGCAGGTGCATCACGGCCTGATCACTGCAGAAAATGCCTTGCCGGGTCTGCGCGTTCGAATTAAAATCCCGTCCTTCAAAGCGACCACGCCGGATCGAGGATGATTGTCAGTGCTCATTTCCTTCAGTTCGCGCTCAAGAATTCTTAAGGTTCAGACGCGATTGAACATGGTGTACTTCTCTCAATGCCAGACCCGAAAGGGCATCTAAGAGGCGTCGGAGGACACACCTATGAAGCGATATCTAGGTTTCGCAATGATGCTCACACTCCTTTCTGCTCCCGCTTTTGCGGGTAGGAACTCCCAATCCGTCAACTTTCCCGAGCCGATGAAAGCTGGATCCGCCCAGCTCGCCGCGGGCGATTACAACGTGACATGGACAGGCACCGGACCCAACATTCAAGTCACGTTTACTCAAAACCGCAAGGTCCTCGCGACGGTGCCGGCCCAACTTGTCGTGGAGAGCAATAAGAACGAGGGATTAAATACCATCGTCCAGGGAAGCGTCGAAACTCTCGAATCGATTCGCATGAAAAACATGACTTTGGTATTCGAAGCTCCGCCCTCATCCGCAAAGTAAGACGCCAGGTTTGCTTCGGAACCTATTCCAGTTCTCGATGAATGAACACCGAAGAAATATTGAAACCGTTATTCGCCCTCTTTGAGAGGCCTGAGAGGGCGAGGTCCAGGTTTATCTGTTTGTCCGCGCAATCCACGAACGGAGTAGGTTCCGGCTGGTCACCCACTCGGGGATCGCCGAGCTAAACGGCTAGATTGTAGTTGTAAGGGATGCGCTATCGGTCAACTACTTGCTGCTACACATTGTTGGCACTGTCACCGCCCGTTACATCGTAGGTTGCGCCTGAAACCATTCGCGCCGCGTCAGACGCAAGGAACACGACGACCGGGGCCATCTCTGCAGGATCGATCCACGGCACACCGAGAATTGATTTGCCCTGCAGTACCTTACGAGCCGCTTCTTCGTCCACAGCTTTGTCGCCCGTTGGCGTGCGTCCCGCCACCTGTAGAGCCTGCTCATATCGCTCCTCATGTCGGGTGAGCGGTGTATCGATGAGTCCTGGGACAAGGCAGTTCACCGTGATTCCATGTGGACCCAGTTCCATCGCCGCAGACTTCATCAAACCGATGATGCCCCACTTCGATGCGGAATAAGCGGAGCCGTTCAACGTGCCGTGTCGCCCCTGAGTGGATGTCGTCATAATGATGCGGCCATGTTTCTGCTCCACCATATACGGCGCAAAGGCTCGGACAGCGTTGGCGGTGCCGGTTAGATTGACGTCGATCTGGATGTGCCAATCGGCATCTTGCATCTGAAGTAACGGACGGAACGCCTGGATGCCAGCATTGGCAAACAGTATGTCAGTACGGCCGAACTCAGCGTTGATCTTCTCGGCGGCCGCGCGCAGTGCCGGAAGGTCGCGCTGGTCCAGCACAAAGCTCCTCCACTGGACACCTTCGCTCTTTACCATCTCGCCCGTATGATCGAGGTCGGAGCGGCTGGCAGGTTCCACTCCCGAACGTGGATCGACAACAGCACAGATGTCAATTCCAACCACGTTGGCTCCGCTATGCGCCAGGGCGACCGCTACGGCGCGTCCAATCCCTCGTGCCGCTCCAGTCACTACAGCTACTTTGCCGTCAAGAATATGTCCCCAAGGATCTGCCTTCGCCTGAGTCATCTGCCCCTCCATCTTTCCCGTTAGTGAAACCGCGCTCAGGGCCGCCGATCCGCACGCCAGAAAAAATCTGCGCGATACGATCGCCTTTGCCGACTCTTGCTTTTCATCTGATTGCATAAGCGCCTCCACTGTTCTTCATTAACAGTTTGGGCCAGCTGAGACTGCTTAGCTTTCTAGAAAAGCGCGTAATTCTGAATTCTTCTGGTGTACTTGCAACGCTACCCGCAGAGGGTGACCGCGAAGTTCCAACTATGACTGAGAAGCGGTGAGTGATGACCGGAAGCGCCCCGGCGTCATTCCTACCAGCTTGCGAAAAGTCGTGATGAACTGGCTCTGACTTGAGAAGCCACATTGCATCGATATCTCAATGAGCGGCAGATCAGCTTTCTTCAGAAGTTCCTGAGCGCAAGCGACACGGCGATGGTTGACGTATTGATGCGGTGTGAATCCGGTGGATTCGCGAAAAAGAACTGCGAAGTGTTGCGGGCTCAATCCAACTACGTTCGCAAGAGATTGAATGGAGAGGTCGCGTTCCAGGTCAGCTTCTATATACTCCCGCACGCGACGTTCGCGGGCGGGTCCTAAGCCTCCTGTCGCATAAACCTCCCCGTTTCTTCGTACGCTGTAGGCGCGGAGTATCCGCACGCAGAGCGTCGTGACTGCTGCGCTCGCCACCTCCACATTTAGATGACCATCCACTGACTCGAGATAAAGCGAACGAGCGAGTTCCTCAATCAACAGATCTCGAACCAGATAGGTGGGCTGAAGCTCCAAAGAGTCCTGCTGCAAGACATCTGACGCAAGACGTAGCAGAAACTCCTCACGGATATAGATGTGAATCAACGCTGCCCGCCGCTGCCAGAGTGTCTTGTGCGGAATACCCGCAGGAATCACGCTGACTGCGTTCCCGATAAATTCCTTGCTTTGACGGAGCGTTCCTGTTGCACGCCACTCCGCGTGCATATGTGCGGGCTCAAGGCCCACGGTTACTTGTAAGCAGTCGTGGACATGCTCCTGCCACGTACTGCGTGGCTGTTTGGCCGCGTAAACGCTGAAGCCATCTCCATCAAACCAAAAGTGGTCTGCGGGGAGAGGCTCATTCGCTCCTACCAAAATCATTCGTTCCTGCGATGACTGTGTCACGCGCGTTCGATCGGCTCCTAACTCGCCGGATGATCTCAGTCTAAAGAATCCAAAAGTCCCGTGGAAACCAAAGATACAGGATCGTTCTGCAGAAGTCAGACTGTATCTCAGGTTGGCCGATGCAATTCAGCGCTGCACCTCGTGCAAAAGGAGAAATACATGAACATCGCAATTTCTGAAAAGGTGATCCCGACCATTGCTCTCACGCAGGATGCCGAGATCTTTGAGTACAGTAAAGCAGCGGACCCAATCTCTTCAGGAGCGACGCCGCGCATCCCAGTCAAGACTTTTTCGCCTGAACTATATGCTTCCGGAGCGACACGGGTAATTCCACTCGATCTGAGCAAAGAGTTGAAGACCAACTATCCCGCGACAGGCCCAGGCGTGCTGGCAAGCTTCGTTCGCATCAGGGCTGACGAGTCAATCACTACTTCAGCGGATGCCACCAGCGAGTTCTTCTACGTCATCACGGGCAAGGGTCACACCGAGACCGAGCAGGGCGTTATCGAGTGGAACGAAGGCGACATCTTTGTACTGCCCGGTATGGCTGCTGCGGTGCACCATGCCGCCGCGGAGACTGCCTTCTACATGGTTAACGACTCTCCTCTGCTCGCATATCTTGGTGTAGAAAAGTCAAAGAACCGCTTCCAGCCGACGCTGTACACCCATGCCATGATCATGACCGAGTTGGAGAGGGCCAAGAACGATCCAAATGCAGGCAAGCGTAGCCGTGTCAGCGTGCTGCTGGCAAACAAGAACTTCGACCAGACGCTCACCATCACACACACGCTCTGGTCCATGTTCGGCATTGTGCCTCCAGGGACGCGGCAGCTCCCGCACCGTCATCAGTCCGTTGCGCTCGATTTCGCGGTAGAAGCCAAGCCCGGCGTATACACTCTGATCGGGCCGGAACTGAATCCGGACGGCTCTATCAAAGACGCTATCCGCGTGGACTGGGTGAAGGGTGCTGCGTTCATAACGCCAGCCGGCTATTGGCATGAGCACGTCAACGAGTCCGGTGCCGACGCCTATGTGATGCCAATCCAGGATGCCGGCTTGCATTCCTATCTGCGCACCCTCGACATCCAGTTCTATCTTGAAGACTAATCCTGATTCGGCTCTCCTGCTGTGGACCAACATCCAGGCTCACAGCATCTCCCGTCTTTGCGCTTCATCTGAATCGTTCCATGGCCAAAGCCATCTTTGCAACACAACCAAACTTTCTAAGCCCACATCCTGAATTAGTACTCTGCCTTTTCGCCCTTTGCAGGGACGGAGGTCGGAACGCCAGTGGTACCCGCATAGGTGATGAGCAGCACGGTAGGTTCGTCACCCGACTCGCCCCGATGCACATCGTCCACGGACTCACCTACCGCTTGGCCCTGATGAACCACTTGAGTCTTGCCGCTGGCCCTGTCGTGTAACGTGAGCGTGCCTGAAAGCACATAGACGACATTTGGGAATGGATGCGTGTGCCATGGCAGGGCAGTGTGTGGTGCGATGGTCAGCTTGATCGTCGTGAGTTGTGGCTGACCCGTCGGGTAGTGTGTGTATGGCTTACCGTTCCACGATTCGGTCGTTTGCAGCAGGATCTCGCGTTGACCGCTTGCAACACTATTCGCGCCGGTTTGAGCTAGGACTGCCGTCAGCGATGCTATGGCGATGGCAGTTATTCCAATGCTGCGGTATTTAGAAATCATGTCGGTCATCTCCCTCTGGTTGGCTGTTCGAAACTCCATGGTCTCGCTATTTGTCGGTGTAAGACACACGCCAAACGCTGCGAGAGCCGTCGTCTGTAACGTAGAGAGCGCCGTCGTGACCCACGGCGACTCCTACTGGTCGGCCCCACACCTGTCCATCCGCAGTGACAAATCCGGTAAGGAAATCCTCATACTCGCCGGTGGCTCTGCCGTCCTTCATGGGAATCCGGATCACCTCGTAACCCCCACGCTTCGCACGATTCCACGACCCATGTTCAGATGCGAATCCGTCACCGTCATACTCGGATGGGAACATGGATTTGCTGGTTGGGTAAAAGGTCATTCCGAGCGAAGCCATATGGGGTTGAACCAGTACATCTGGCGTAATGACTTTGGATTTGAGTTCAGGATGAGTGCCCATCAGTCTCGGATCCTGATGACCACCCATATAGAACCAGGGCCAACCATAGAAGCCGCCTTCTTTCACTGAAGTCACATAGTCTGGAACAAGATTGTTCCCCAGGGCATCACGTTCATTTGTCGAACACCAGAGCTGACCCGTAACAGAGTTGATCGCCTCGCCGACACAGTTGCGAATACCGTAGGCGTACACCTCGACAAATTTGCCCTCAGGGGTGTACTCCAGCACATCCGCCCGATGGAACTCTCCGGGATGGGTGTCAGGGTCGTCTGCATTCGATCCACTTCCCACAGACACCAGCATATGCTTTCCGTCGGCAGAGAAGACGACGTCGCGCGTCCAATGCCCACCGCCCCGCAGTTGAGCGTAGCCCGGCAAATCAGGCACGATCGTCTCAGGCGCACGAGCGGCCTTAAGATCGCCGGTGTTGTAGGCGAATCGAACGACGGTCGTTGCGTTTCCGATGTAGACCCATTTAGGGTTAGCACCAGCGGGATAAAACGCAATGCCAAAGGGATGGTCGAGGCCCGTCGCGTAGGTACTGATCGTAGCTGCCTTACCCGAATTAGTAACACCACGCAGCACAAATATGGAGCCAGCTTGCGAATCTGCTACGAAGAGATCGCCATTCGGTGCAGCATGGATGATGCGGGGCATCACAAACGTTCCGGAGGTAGGCGCGTGCGTCTCTTTCTTATTTTCGGATCGCTGCATCGGAGTGGCTGCGTCACCACCCGCATAGAGCTGGACCGTAAAGCCAGTTGGGGCAATGGGCCAAGCCCCCTCAGGCCTTTGGACGAGCGACGGACCGTTGTCCACAGACTCCGACGGCTTCGGTTCTGGCAGGTCTGCCACGGTGATCTTTCGCCGCACGCCCGGCTTCTGCTGCGTG is drawn from Edaphobacter lichenicola and contains these coding sequences:
- a CDS encoding SDR family oxidoreductase; its protein translation is MNQDFVLVTGGTGFVAIHCIDQLLRAGYNVRTTVRSLTREAEVRDMLKNAGTLRQEALTFAEANLTHDRGWPEAVIGCRFVLHVASPFPASAPKHEDDLITPAREGALRVLRAARDAGVERVVLTSSFAAIGYGHKPQTAPFDETTWTNVDAPGVSAYAKSKTLAELAAWDFIKHEGGNLELSVVNPVGVFGPTFGSDYSTSILIIHRLLDGAVPVCPRIGFGAVDVRDVADLHLRAMTNPAARGERFLAVAGKSISLLDVAGVLKTHMGALAHRVPTRELPDWVVRVFALFIPDMKAIAPELGNRKNVSNEKAKRVLDWVPRSNEEAITASGESLARLGLLKN
- a CDS encoding TetR/AcrR family transcriptional regulator, producing MAPKPKPSKRDAILEAMLDLVVKRGFHDAPMSLLSKQSGASAGVIYHYFSSKDEIIQALYEHIRTLKIEAFLGDFSPDQDPRETFLRGCLNVYNFYRKHKREMRFYDQYKHAGFACAPDVKQEDERTKAYARRFSSKSKGGVLNEWPAEVLQEITLNLVIRLASQPRKLPKPLLLEIAEGIWQMVKAKE
- a CDS encoding LysR family transcriptional regulator — protein: MEIRHLQHFIALAEEGKFTTAAKRMNIVQSGLSMSIKELEQELGSQLVTRTTRKVSLTATGELFLEHARSCIALLDDGVQAVRSQDGVVRGRLHLGILQSLTPYVQLAALLQRFHSSYPEIEFAVRALSTEAVPALVRSGSVDLSFQAIIGKERWPGVQVIPYAQDSLVAICSSKHALARRSSVRLEMLSHESFVDLTPERALRKLVDQVFTQHHLPRSSVYQVSDIETQLYFVAHGLGVAIVPSALARSSAASHHLHMLRILSPPPKLPKWRIAILTRPRRNDLPRKTTVELFLDTLAELSRMPKPISET
- a CDS encoding NADPH-dependent FMN reductase, translating into MKRTGEIVRVVGISGSLRKASFSTSLLKVLAERAAPAIDIKVVTLEDIPLYNEDLDQNPAIPSVAKFKKIIAESDGVLIITPEYNHGVPGVLKNALDWASRPVFESCFKNKPVSIISSSKAFTGGVRAQYQLRETLISMLAHLVMGPEVVVGGVHTKLAEDLYLDENGLTLMLRSLDRLREEILGRRMVYA
- a CDS encoding SphA family protein, encoding MLKPLQPVLFMILIASTSLVAQTHVAEPAVNLGDTSFLDGLGGPGGVVEEIGDGAHEGTVVDGSGSPISGTGAVNSISGLTHIAWLSHKTILGGWYGTEVVAAAAHVNAGSTGQSGGWGALTVSPLILQWGERKIGNVPIDQRVVFDFDLPVGAYTRSSVVNISANAFTVHPYYAITAFPIRRVETSWRVHYLWNSTNDSPPYATGAQSTQAGPAIHFNATAAYNFGKHLWIGPNAYYLRQITDGRIDSVSLRNSPEQVGAIGPGMVWNSGKWFFYANGYHEFGVKNRPEGNKLVLRVEKTF
- a CDS encoding XapX domain-containing protein, encoding MRIIIAFIVAFGIGAGSRWTGVPSLAPQAIIGALLIVAMSTGYVSADRILKRTSSPSIAVTVLTHATDELSAYGREVISYESPALLEPEADTAFWRQKSEDLELIIADLLLTNQQLRDSESAHTSRAGDDSATSHLDLQNKFCNWQ
- a CDS encoding response regulator transcription factor: MHLSLLLVDDDKELSGMMKEFFAGAGHRLDCEYDGRRGLARAASGTYDLVILDVMLPVMDGFGVLQQLRRRKDVPVILLTARVQHHDRILGLNAGADDYLPKPFDPDELLARIRAVLRRTNAAKGSRDVTIGDIRINAARREVWIAGSPADLTEMEFNLLEILMRSAGRVVSRDELTLALFERKASPYDRILDVHVSHLRKKLEGGRSMIRTIRGVGYVFARAA
- a CDS encoding ATP-binding protein, which gives rise to MAERLQRMIVNERRLLADVSHELRSPLARLKFAVKLARTSKDTDAALDRIDRDVDRIALLVAGIVEITLVEGDPEGHGVEIVRTEEVLNDVIRDCALEADVRGCRIALTSSAAGEILGNRELLRRAVENVVRNAIRYSPEQSTIDVLLVQDLDAADVEIRDYGPGVPEDALTRIFDPFFRVEDARDALGGGAGLGLSIAKRAVQVHHGLITAENALPGLRVRIKIPSFKATTPDRG
- a CDS encoding SDR family NAD(P)-dependent oxidoreductase, with the protein product MQSDEKQESAKAIVSRRFFLACGSAALSAVSLTGKMEGQMTQAKADPWGHILDGKVAVVTGAARGIGRAVAVALAHSGANVVGIDICAVVDPRSGVEPASRSDLDHTGEMVKSEGVQWRSFVLDQRDLPALRAAAEKINAEFGRTDILFANAGIQAFRPLLQMQDADWHIQIDVNLTGTANAVRAFAPYMVEQKHGRIIMTTSTQGRHGTLNGSAYSASKWGIIGLMKSAAMELGPHGITVNCLVPGLIDTPLTRHEERYEQALQVAGRTPTGDKAVDEEAARKVLQGKSILGVPWIDPAEMAPVVVFLASDAARMVSGATYDVTGGDSANNV